The following are from one region of the Prevotella communis genome:
- a CDS encoding helix-turn-helix domain-containing protein produces the protein MDKIQETNIHIIKRYCKDHYIDNDLFLIDNIKRIPIPDSARRTNFIIIGMCTQGEAKYTVDTREFTVRAGETFIVSERHVINQFTLSDDFVAMSMVISVNFFHDIIRNVSEMSALFLYSRNHPVMRFDKKEQTVFRNYFDAIDRRISDKGNHFQKELIRVLMLAMFYDLSNVIYRNRKGKEKKQSRPDAIFTQFIKLVEVHCKTERRVSWYAQQLGITAKYLSEAVKHVSCRTPNEWIDNYVTLEMRVLLKNTTKPIKDIAKEMNFPNQSFLGKYFKENVGMSPSKYRKS, from the coding sequence ATGGACAAAATTCAAGAAACCAATATTCACATCATTAAGCGCTACTGCAAAGATCACTACATCGATAACGATCTGTTCTTGATTGACAATATCAAACGTATCCCCATTCCGGATTCTGCACGCCGCACAAACTTTATTATTATAGGTATGTGCACCCAAGGAGAAGCAAAGTATACAGTAGACACACGTGAGTTTACCGTTCGTGCTGGCGAGACATTTATTGTTTCCGAACGCCATGTCATCAACCAGTTCACCCTCTCAGACGACTTCGTGGCTATGAGTATGGTGATATCTGTGAATTTCTTCCATGATATTATACGTAACGTCAGCGAGATGTCTGCCCTGTTCCTCTATTCACGCAACCATCCTGTGATGCGATTTGACAAAAAGGAGCAAACAGTATTCAGAAACTATTTCGACGCCATCGACAGACGTATTTCAGACAAGGGTAATCATTTCCAGAAAGAACTGATCAGAGTACTGATGCTGGCTATGTTCTACGACCTGAGCAACGTTATCTATCGCAATCGCAAGGGAAAGGAGAAGAAACAGTCACGTCCAGACGCCATCTTCACACAATTCATCAAGTTGGTGGAAGTGCACTGCAAGACAGAACGCCGCGTAAGCTGGTACGCCCAACAACTGGGTATTACTGCAAAATATCTGTCGGAGGCCGTGAAACATGTAAGCTGTCGCACGCCCAACGAGTGGATTGACAACTACGTCACACTGGAGATGCGCGTACTGCTGAAGAATACCACAAAGCCCATCAAGGACATCGCCAAAGAGATGAATTTCCCCAATCAGTCGTTCCTTGGAAAATACTTCAAGGAAAACGTGGGTATGAGTCCGTCAAAATATCGCAAATCCTAA
- a CDS encoding beta-galactosidase, which yields MKKLLKHLALAALLMAAPATMQAAGKPGTFTTGDKTFLLNGKPFVVKAAEVHYPRIPRPYWEHRIQMCKALGMNTVCIYVFWNIHEQKEGQFDFTGNNDVAEFCRIAQKNGMYVIVRPGPYVCAEWEMGGLPWWLLKKKDIKLRERDPYFMERVKIFEQKVGEQLAPLTIQKGGPIIMVQVENEYGSYGEDKPYVSEIRDCLRGIYGKELALFQCDWSSNFEKNGLDDLTWTMNFGTGANINDQFRRLGQLRPNAPKMCSEFWSGWFDKWGARHETRPAKDMVEGMDEMLSKGISFSLYMTHGGTSFGHWAGANSPGFAPDVTSYDYDAPINEYGQATPKFWELRKMMEKYNDGKKMPAVPKAPMSIITVPKFELTEFAPFIAAMTKPVNGTPKTFEEMDMGWGTMMYSTRLPEITSQSVLTGEFHDFAQVFIDKKYIGKIDRVKNEKSLTIPAVKEGAELIIIVEGMGRINFGRAIKDFKGIVGDVTLTTEKNDIEMVLTPKNWMNVAIPDDYKTATKALDMVKGVNDQVAAGKAKGSVPALAFTQGYEGSKKLGDIMKPGYHRGYFNLKKVGDTFLNFETWGKGQVYVNGHAMGRIWSIGPQQTLYVPGCWLKKGKNEIIVLDIVGPKEAVVWGQAEPELNKLQLEKSNKHNNIGDKPDLNSATPVATGAFKAGNGWQTIQFGKTAKGRYLAIECLSTQKDGERVAIAELYLQGQDGKRLSREPWKTKYANSEDEGGNHLGDKVFDLQESTYWQTEKGASAPHLLVIDLGSEQTVNALEYLPRAEQGAPGSIKNFKVYVY from the coding sequence ATGAAGAAACTATTGAAGCATCTTGCCCTTGCGGCATTGTTGATGGCAGCACCTGCTACGATGCAGGCGGCTGGCAAGCCTGGCACATTTACTACGGGCGACAAGACCTTCTTGTTGAATGGTAAGCCATTCGTAGTGAAAGCTGCAGAGGTACACTACCCTCGTATTCCTCGTCCCTATTGGGAGCACCGCATCCAGATGTGTAAGGCTCTGGGCATGAACACGGTGTGTATCTATGTATTCTGGAATATCCATGAGCAGAAAGAAGGCCAGTTTGATTTCACAGGCAATAACGACGTGGCCGAGTTCTGTCGTATCGCCCAGAAAAACGGCATGTATGTCATCGTGCGCCCTGGTCCCTATGTGTGTGCAGAATGGGAGATGGGCGGTCTGCCCTGGTGGCTGCTGAAGAAGAAGGATATCAAGCTTCGCGAACGCGACCCATACTTTATGGAGCGCGTAAAAATCTTCGAGCAGAAGGTGGGTGAGCAACTGGCTCCGCTGACCATCCAGAAGGGCGGTCCTATCATCATGGTTCAGGTAGAGAACGAGTACGGCTCGTATGGCGAGGACAAGCCTTATGTCAGTGAGATTCGCGACTGTCTGCGTGGCATCTATGGCAAGGAACTGGCATTGTTCCAGTGCGACTGGTCTTCCAACTTCGAGAAGAACGGCCTTGACGACCTGACATGGACCATGAACTTTGGCACGGGCGCCAACATCAACGACCAGTTCCGTCGTCTTGGCCAGCTGCGTCCCAATGCCCCGAAGATGTGCTCTGAGTTCTGGAGTGGCTGGTTCGACAAATGGGGAGCACGCCACGAGACACGTCCTGCCAAGGATATGGTGGAAGGTATGGATGAAATGCTCTCAAAGGGCATCTCGTTCTCACTCTATATGACCCACGGAGGCACCTCGTTCGGTCACTGGGCAGGCGCCAACTCACCTGGCTTTGCACCCGACGTCACCTCGTACGACTACGACGCGCCTATCAATGAATATGGTCAGGCTACGCCAAAGTTCTGGGAACTGCGCAAGATGATGGAGAAATACAACGACGGCAAGAAGATGCCCGCTGTGCCCAAGGCTCCAATGTCCATCATCACCGTGCCTAAGTTCGAGCTGACGGAATTTGCGCCCTTCATAGCCGCCATGACCAAGCCCGTCAATGGCACGCCCAAAACCTTCGAGGAGATGGACATGGGCTGGGGCACGATGATGTACTCAACCCGCCTGCCCGAGATAACATCGCAGAGTGTGCTCACCGGCGAGTTCCACGACTTTGCCCAAGTGTTTATCGACAAAAAATATATCGGCAAGATTGACCGTGTGAAGAACGAAAAGTCGCTTACCATCCCCGCCGTTAAGGAGGGTGCCGAACTTATTATTATCGTCGAAGGCATGGGGCGCATCAACTTCGGTCGTGCCATCAAGGACTTTAAGGGCATCGTCGGCGACGTGACGTTGACAACGGAGAAAAACGACATTGAGATGGTGCTGACGCCAAAGAACTGGATGAATGTGGCCATCCCCGATGACTACAAGACAGCCACGAAGGCACTTGACATGGTAAAGGGCGTCAACGACCAGGTAGCTGCCGGCAAGGCGAAAGGTAGTGTTCCTGCACTCGCCTTTACACAGGGCTATGAGGGCTCGAAGAAACTTGGCGACATCATGAAACCCGGCTACCACCGCGGCTACTTCAACCTGAAGAAGGTGGGCGACACCTTCCTGAACTTCGAGACATGGGGCAAGGGACAGGTCTATGTGAATGGTCATGCCATGGGCCGCATCTGGAGCATCGGTCCGCAACAGACGCTCTATGTGCCCGGTTGCTGGCTGAAGAAGGGCAAGAACGAGATTATCGTACTCGATATCGTTGGTCCTAAGGAGGCTGTGGTATGGGGCCAGGCTGAGCCTGAACTCAACAAGCTGCAGCTGGAGAAGAGCAATAAGCACAACAACATAGGCGACAAGCCCGACCTCAACAGTGCAACTCCTGTAGCTACCGGTGCCTTCAAGGCTGGAAACGGCTGGCAGACCATCCAGTTTGGTAAGACCGCAAAGGGTCGCTACCTCGCCATCGAATGTCTCTCAACACAGAAGGACGGCGAACGCGTGGCCATTGCTGAGCTCTACCTGCAGGGACAGGACGGCAAGCGTCTGTCGCGTGAACCGTGGAAGACGAAGTATGCCAACTCTGAGGATGAGGGGGGCAACCACTTAGGCGATAAAGTCTTCGACCTGCAGGAGTCAACCTACTGGCAGACAGAGAAGGGGGCATCGGCACCCCACCTCTTGGTGATTGACCTCGGCTCAGAGCAGACAGTCAATGCGCTGGAGTATCTGCCACGAGCAGAACAAGGAGCACCAGGTTCTATCAAAAATTTCAAGGTGTACGTCTATTAA
- a CDS encoding glycoside hydrolase family 30 protein yields MKLLLTTTMLLLSMGAESQTYTIDTKHPQQTIEHFGASDAWSMQTIGLWPEEEQQQQIADWLFSTENDANGKPKGIGLSLWRFNLGAGSAEQGDSSYINKDTRTECFLRFDGTYDWTRQPGQVKFLKMAKQRGVPYILAFLNSPPVYFTENELATNTGRGGTLNLRSECYDAFAQFMAESVSGLEREHGIHVDYISPINEPDGHWNWQGPKQEGSPATNWEIAEVARKTSAAFTEKGLTTQIMVNESSDLRCLLGVYKTSWERGNAIASFWSKDSTATYLGDTPLVPRLMLAHSYWTNTPVPYMKKIRQDLHKTLKKYNAKFWQSEICIMSNDEEIGGGGGYDFSMKTALYVARIIHHDLCYANAESWSWWRACGGNYKDGLIRVFDRRHQARDSRLMWALGNYSRFVRPGAVRYDISSKEKEDPYGVMVSAYQNKDGSWVVVAINYSEQEKPVSFNVGRSSASPTWQPYRTSDAEGETLKPLAPCDGTATLAPRSITTFVSEK; encoded by the coding sequence ATGAAACTATTACTGACAACTACAATGCTTTTACTGTCAATGGGCGCAGAATCACAGACTTATACCATTGACACAAAGCACCCACAACAGACCATCGAACACTTCGGTGCGTCTGACGCCTGGTCTATGCAGACTATCGGACTATGGCCTGAAGAAGAGCAACAGCAGCAGATTGCCGACTGGCTCTTCTCTACTGAAAATGATGCCAACGGAAAGCCCAAGGGCATCGGTCTTTCACTATGGCGCTTCAACCTCGGAGCAGGAAGTGCCGAACAGGGGGACTCCTCCTATATTAATAAGGATACACGTACGGAGTGTTTCCTGCGTTTTGACGGCACCTACGACTGGACACGTCAGCCAGGTCAGGTAAAGTTCCTGAAGATGGCCAAACAGCGTGGCGTGCCTTATATCCTGGCTTTTCTGAATTCTCCTCCCGTTTATTTCACAGAGAACGAACTGGCTACGAATACTGGTCGCGGGGGTACGTTGAACCTGCGTTCAGAATGCTACGATGCCTTTGCACAGTTTATGGCGGAAAGCGTCAGCGGACTGGAACGTGAGCACGGCATCCACGTAGACTATATCTCACCCATCAACGAACCTGATGGTCACTGGAACTGGCAAGGCCCGAAGCAGGAAGGTTCTCCTGCCACCAACTGGGAGATTGCAGAGGTGGCACGTAAGACCAGTGCCGCCTTCACAGAAAAAGGGCTCACCACACAGATCATGGTCAATGAATCGAGCGACCTGCGCTGTCTGTTGGGCGTCTACAAGACCTCATGGGAGCGTGGCAACGCCATTGCGTCGTTCTGGTCGAAAGACAGTACGGCGACCTATCTGGGCGACACGCCCCTGGTGCCTCGCCTGATGCTGGCTCACAGCTATTGGACAAACACGCCCGTACCTTATATGAAGAAGATTCGCCAGGATCTGCACAAGACGCTGAAGAAATACAATGCCAAGTTCTGGCAGTCGGAGATCTGCATCATGAGCAATGACGAGGAGATTGGAGGTGGCGGTGGATATGACTTCTCCATGAAGACGGCTCTCTATGTGGCTCGCATCATTCATCATGACCTCTGTTATGCCAATGCAGAGAGTTGGTCATGGTGGCGTGCCTGTGGTGGCAACTATAAAGACGGACTCATCCGTGTGTTCGACCGCAGACATCAGGCAAGAGACAGCCGGTTGATGTGGGCACTGGGCAACTACAGTCGCTTTGTGCGTCCTGGTGCCGTGCGCTACGACATCTCTTCAAAGGAAAAGGAAGATCCCTACGGCGTGATGGTCTCGGCCTATCAGAACAAAGACGGCTCATGGGTCGTCGTGGCTATCAACTACAGCGAGCAGGAGAAACCCGTCTCCTTCAATGTAGGCAGGAGTTCGGCTTCGCCCACCTGGCAGCCCTATCGTACCAGCGATGCTGAAGGCGAGACGCTCAAGCCCCTCGCCCCTTGCGATGGAACAGCAACCCTTGCTCCTCGTAGCATTACAACATTTGTAAGTGAAAAGTGA
- a CDS encoding phosphate acyltransferase, producing the protein MKAIQCFDELVEHLKASGVRRRVAVVCGRDESTSGAVERAVKAGFAEAIYVDNDDVDVAAAEAVALVREGKADVIMKGLLNTDNLLKAILNKETGILPKGRVLTHLCCAKMEQYDKLLFMTDVAVIPYPTKEQREQQLIYLLDLCRNMGVEEPRIALISCSEKVNPKHFPCTVEYRELVEQANAGQFGPCIVDGPLDLKTSLSPAALHKKGLTSPLEGRSDGLIFSDIQAGNVFYKSITLFCQAQTAAILQGPQVPVVLTSRADSADNKFYSLALACV; encoded by the coding sequence ATGAAAGCAATACAATGTTTTGATGAGCTCGTTGAGCACCTGAAAGCCAGTGGCGTACGTCGTCGTGTGGCTGTAGTTTGCGGTCGTGATGAAAGTACCAGTGGCGCTGTGGAGCGTGCCGTAAAGGCAGGTTTTGCTGAGGCTATCTACGTGGATAATGACGACGTGGATGTAGCTGCTGCTGAGGCTGTTGCGCTGGTGCGCGAGGGTAAGGCCGATGTGATTATGAAAGGTCTGCTGAATACGGATAATCTGCTGAAGGCTATCCTGAACAAGGAGACTGGCATCCTTCCTAAGGGTCGCGTGCTCACACATCTGTGTTGTGCCAAGATGGAGCAGTATGACAAGTTGTTGTTTATGACCGATGTGGCCGTGATTCCCTATCCCACGAAGGAGCAGCGCGAGCAGCAGCTCATTTACCTGCTGGATCTCTGTCGTAATATGGGTGTTGAGGAACCCCGTATCGCACTTATCAGTTGCTCAGAGAAGGTGAATCCCAAGCATTTCCCCTGCACGGTAGAGTATCGTGAGTTGGTAGAGCAGGCCAATGCAGGCCAGTTTGGTCCTTGTATTGTGGATGGCCCGTTGGATCTGAAGACCTCGTTGTCGCCAGCAGCTCTTCATAAGAAGGGACTGACTTCTCCTCTGGAGGGACGCTCTGATGGCTTGATTTTCTCTGATATCCAGGCCGGCAATGTGTTCTACAAGTCAATCACACTCTTCTGTCAGGCTCAGACGGCAGCCATCCTGCAAGGTCCGCAGGTGCCCGTAGTGCTCACCTCGCGTGCCGACTCAGCCGACAATAAGTTCTATTCTTTAGCGCTTGCCTGCGTCTAA
- the buk gene encoding butyrate kinase gives MFILVINPGSTSTKMAVFEDEKPMVLRSISHSNEELAQFGDDVLNQLDYRKQLVLKELAHMNVAMEFEAVIGRGGLVKPLAGGVYEINQQMLDDTYNGIAMHNHACNLGCLIAYDIAKTIPGCRSFIADPGVVDELNDYARISGSPLMNRICIWHALNQRAIARRFANEIGKRYEDLDLIICHLGGGISVAAHQHGRAVDANNALDGEGPFSPERAGSLPASDLIRLSFSGKYTEKQLLKRLAGKAGLNAHLGTANVKEIEKRIAEGDAHAEMILNAMIYHVAKNIVGLGAVFCGKVDAILLTGGLARSEYVITRLRKRIEFLAPTYCFPGEDEMEALALNALDVLRGKREVKIYT, from the coding sequence ATGTTTATCCTTGTAATCAATCCTGGGTCTACCAGCACCAAGATGGCCGTCTTTGAAGACGAGAAGCCGATGGTGCTGCGTAGTATTTCGCATTCTAATGAAGAACTGGCACAGTTCGGTGACGACGTGCTGAATCAGTTGGACTACCGCAAGCAGTTGGTGCTCAAAGAATTAGCCCATATGAATGTGGCTATGGAGTTCGAAGCTGTGATTGGTCGCGGTGGACTGGTGAAGCCTCTTGCCGGTGGTGTCTATGAGATCAACCAACAGATGCTCGATGATACCTATAACGGTATTGCGATGCACAACCACGCGTGTAACTTAGGATGCCTGATTGCCTATGATATAGCCAAGACCATTCCTGGCTGTCGCTCATTTATAGCCGACCCGGGCGTGGTGGATGAACTCAACGACTATGCACGTATCAGTGGCTCTCCTCTGATGAACCGTATCTGTATCTGGCATGCCCTGAACCAGCGTGCCATAGCCCGTCGCTTTGCCAACGAGATAGGTAAGCGTTACGAGGACCTGGATCTGATTATCTGTCATCTGGGTGGTGGTATCTCAGTGGCTGCCCATCAGCATGGCCGTGCCGTTGATGCCAATAATGCACTGGATGGCGAAGGACCATTCTCGCCTGAGCGTGCTGGCAGTCTGCCTGCTTCCGACCTTATCCGTCTGAGTTTCAGTGGGAAATATACGGAGAAGCAACTGCTGAAACGACTGGCTGGCAAGGCTGGACTGAATGCCCATCTGGGTACGGCTAATGTGAAGGAGATAGAAAAACGTATTGCTGAGGGTGACGCCCATGCCGAGATGATCCTGAATGCGATGATTTATCATGTAGCTAAGAATATCGTTGGGCTGGGGGCCGTGTTCTGCGGTAAGGTGGATGCTATCCTGCTGACGGGCGGACTGGCACGTTCTGAGTATGTGATTACCCGTTTGCGTAAGCGTATAGAGTTTCTGGCACCTACCTATTGTTTTCCTGGCGAGGACGAGATGGAGGCTCTGGCACTGAATGCGTTGGACGTGTTGCGTGGCAAACGTGAGGTGAAAATCTACACATAG
- a CDS encoding AraC family transcriptional regulator, translated as MTQKSNEQIGYVDFSNTVVDYQDGDVVMFDHVDVLSKAYPLKPKTTLIGFCSQGQITLTVNGKTLDFVSGDVFVCPPNVKVEHSVRGEDLDGKAICLSDHIIQALLRDRMEVWNQMVYINQVYKVSLDESCEKNIDLYYQLLQSKIESRRRVPSYHTLQALLRALLLDLCAELEEVNGALDDQRPSQGKMLFNRFLSMISNNEVKRQPIADYADNLAITPKYLTMLCLKYSNKTASDWVIQYTCEDIRFYLRNSNLTIKEISSKLGFANMSHFGSYVRKHMGMSPSEFRHRK; from the coding sequence ATGACTCAAAAAAGTAATGAACAAATCGGATATGTTGACTTTAGCAACACGGTAGTGGACTATCAGGACGGTGACGTCGTGATGTTTGACCACGTGGATGTGTTGTCAAAGGCTTATCCTTTGAAACCAAAAACGACGCTCATTGGCTTCTGTAGTCAGGGGCAGATTACGTTGACGGTCAACGGGAAAACGCTGGACTTTGTTTCGGGAGATGTGTTTGTATGTCCTCCTAATGTGAAGGTAGAGCACAGTGTTCGTGGCGAGGACCTTGACGGAAAGGCTATTTGCCTGTCTGATCATATTATTCAGGCGCTGCTTCGTGACAGAATGGAGGTATGGAATCAAATGGTTTATATCAATCAGGTTTACAAGGTGTCGCTGGACGAATCTTGTGAGAAGAATATCGACCTCTACTATCAACTGTTGCAGTCTAAGATAGAAAGCAGGCGTCGCGTCCCTTCTTATCATACTTTGCAGGCGTTGCTGCGTGCCCTCCTGCTCGATTTGTGTGCCGAACTGGAGGAGGTGAATGGTGCTTTGGATGATCAGCGTCCCTCGCAGGGTAAGATGTTGTTTAACCGTTTCCTGAGTATGATATCCAATAACGAGGTGAAGCGCCAGCCCATAGCCGACTATGCCGACAATTTGGCCATCACGCCTAAGTATCTGACGATGCTCTGCTTGAAGTACAGCAATAAGACGGCTTCCGACTGGGTTATCCAATATACCTGTGAGGATATCCGTTTCTACCTGAGAAACAGTAATCTGACTATTAAGGAGATATCCAGTAAGCTGGGCTTCGCAAACATGTCGCATTTTGGCTCTTATGTCCGTAAACACATGGGGATGTCACCCAGTGAGTTCAGGCACAGGAAATAA
- the gyrB gene encoding DNA topoisomerase (ATP-hydrolyzing) subunit B codes for MAEELNQTEQNYSASNIQVLEGLEAVRKRPAMYIGDISEKGLHHLVNETVDNSIDEAMAGYCTHIEVTINEDNSITVQDNGRGIPVDEHEKMHKSALEVVMTVLHAGGKFDKGSYKVSGGLHGVGVSCVNALSTHMKSQVFRNGHIYQQEYEKGKPLYDVKIVGDTDKTGTRQQFWPDGSIFTTTLYKYDIIAKRMRELAYLNAGITITLTDLRPDEEGNLREPEVFHAKEGLKEFVRYVDRHRTHLFDDVIYLKTEKQGVPIEVAVMYNTDYSENIHSYVNNINTIEGGTHLTGFRMALTRTLKAYADADPQISKQIEKAKIEIAGEDFREGLTAVISIKVAEPQFEGQTKTKLGNSEVAGAVQQAVGEALSNYLEEHPKEAKLICDKVVLAATARIAARKARESVQRKNPMTGGGLPGKLADCSNKDPKTCEIFLVEGDSAGGSAKQGRDRHFQAILPLRGKILNVEKVQWHRVFEAESVMNIIQSIGVRFGVEGEGDREANIDKLRYDKIIIMTDADVDGSHIDTLIMTLFYRFMPQVIQGGHLYIATPPLYKCTYKKYSEYCYTEQQRQMFIDKYVAGDENSSALHTQRYKGLGEMNPEQLWETTMNPENRLLKQVTIENAAEADEIFSMLMGDDVEPRREFIEKNATYANIDA; via the coding sequence ATGGCAGAAGAACTGAATCAAACCGAACAGAACTATTCCGCGAGTAACATTCAGGTACTCGAGGGACTGGAAGCCGTGCGCAAGCGCCCTGCTATGTACATTGGCGACATTAGTGAGAAGGGACTTCACCACTTGGTGAACGAGACCGTCGATAACTCTATCGACGAGGCTATGGCCGGCTATTGCACCCACATTGAGGTGACTATTAACGAAGACAATTCTATCACAGTACAAGATAACGGACGCGGTATCCCCGTTGACGAACACGAGAAGATGCACAAGAGTGCCCTGGAAGTGGTTATGACCGTGCTGCACGCCGGTGGTAAGTTCGACAAGGGTTCCTACAAGGTATCTGGTGGTCTGCATGGTGTAGGTGTGAGCTGTGTAAACGCCCTCTCTACCCACATGAAGTCACAGGTATTCCGCAACGGCCACATCTATCAGCAGGAATACGAGAAGGGTAAGCCCCTGTACGACGTGAAGATTGTGGGCGATACTGACAAGACTGGTACCCGTCAGCAGTTCTGGCCCGACGGATCTATCTTTACCACCACGCTCTATAAGTACGACATCATCGCCAAGCGTATGCGCGAGCTGGCCTACCTGAATGCCGGCATCACCATCACGCTGACCGACCTCCGTCCTGACGAGGAAGGCAACCTGCGCGAGCCCGAGGTATTCCACGCCAAGGAGGGTCTGAAGGAGTTTGTGCGCTACGTGGACCGTCACCGCACCCACCTCTTCGACGACGTCATCTACCTGAAGACAGAGAAGCAGGGTGTACCCATCGAGGTGGCTGTGATGTACAATACCGATTACAGCGAGAATATCCACTCATACGTTAACAATATCAACACCATCGAGGGTGGTACTCACCTGACTGGTTTCCGTATGGCCCTGACACGTACACTGAAGGCCTACGCTGATGCCGACCCACAGATCTCCAAGCAGATTGAAAAGGCTAAGATTGAGATTGCAGGTGAGGACTTCCGTGAGGGTCTGACAGCCGTTATCTCTATCAAGGTGGCTGAGCCTCAGTTCGAGGGACAGACCAAGACCAAGTTGGGTAACTCAGAAGTGGCTGGTGCCGTACAGCAGGCTGTAGGCGAGGCGTTGAGCAACTATCTGGAGGAACACCCCAAGGAGGCTAAGCTGATCTGCGACAAGGTGGTGCTGGCTGCTACAGCCCGTATCGCTGCCCGCAAGGCACGCGAGAGCGTACAGCGCAAGAACCCCATGACGGGTGGTGGTCTGCCAGGTAAGCTGGCCGACTGCTCTAACAAGGACCCCAAGACCTGTGAGATCTTCCTCGTCGAGGGTGACTCTGCAGGTGGTTCTGCCAAGCAGGGACGTGACCGTCATTTCCAGGCTATCCTGCCCTTGCGCGGTAAGATTCTGAACGTAGAGAAGGTACAGTGGCACCGTGTGTTCGAGGCCGAGTCTGTGATGAACATCATCCAGAGTATCGGCGTACGCTTCGGCGTTGAGGGCGAAGGCGACCGCGAAGCCAATATCGACAAGTTGCGCTACGACAAGATTATCATCATGACCGATGCCGACGTCGATGGCTCGCACATCGACACGCTGATTATGACGCTCTTCTATCGTTTCATGCCACAGGTGATCCAGGGCGGACACCTCTACATCGCCACTCCCCCACTCTACAAGTGTACTTACAAGAAGTATTCTGAGTACTGCTACACCGAGCAGCAGCGTCAGATGTTCATCGATAAGTACGTAGCTGGCGACGAGAACTCTTCTGCCCTGCACACACAGCGCTACAAAGGTCTAGGTGAGATGAACCCAGAGCAGCTTTGGGAAACCACCATGAACCCCGAGAACCGCTTGCTGAAGCAGGTAACCATCGAGAATGCTGCCGAGGCCGACGAGATTTTCTCAATGCTGATGGGTGACGACGTAGAACCTCGTCGTGAATTTATCGAGAAGAATGCTACCTACGCTAATATCGACGCGTAA
- the rpsT gene encoding 30S ribosomal protein S20 produces the protein MANHKSSVKRIRQDKKKALHNKYYAKTMRNAVRKLRAMTNKDEAVALYPQIQKMLDKLAKTHIIHKNKAANLKSSLAQHVNKLG, from the coding sequence ATGGCAAACCACAAATCATCGGTGAAGAGAATTCGCCAGGACAAGAAAAAGGCACTGCACAACAAGTACTATGCCAAGACAATGCGTAACGCTGTTCGCAAATTGCGCGCTATGACCAACAAGGACGAGGCTGTAGCCCTCTATCCTCAGATTCAGAAGATGTTGGACAAGCTGGCTAAGACCCACATTATTCACAAGAACAAGGCTGCTAACTTGAAGTCAAGCCTCGCTCAGCACGTGAACAAACTGGGCTAA
- the recO gene encoding DNA repair protein RecO: protein MKTKTEAVVLHSVKYGEQKLIVDMFTRQWGRLSFALQLPRTAQAKLKKQYFQPLTLLNIEADIRQQVQLQKISEASLLSPLPSLLSDPSKLAIGLFVCEFLYHALRDEQRNEPLFDYVRTSIEWLDGRERDFVNFHLVFLMRLSRFLGFYPNLELRNGGITELRNGENSLYFDLRAACFCEQPPLHRDFLMPQEASRIHLLMRMDYATMHLFRLGRADRNRILEILIQYYRLHIPQFPELRSLPVLQELFQ from the coding sequence GTGAAGACGAAAACAGAGGCTGTTGTATTGCATTCGGTGAAGTATGGCGAGCAAAAACTTATCGTGGATATGTTTACCCGCCAGTGGGGCAGATTGTCGTTTGCCCTGCAGTTGCCGCGCACTGCTCAGGCTAAGTTGAAGAAGCAATATTTTCAGCCGCTCACCTTATTAAATATAGAGGCTGATATCCGTCAGCAGGTGCAGTTGCAGAAGATCAGCGAGGCATCATTGCTGTCGCCCCTTCCCTCGTTATTATCTGACCCCTCCAAACTGGCTATCGGCCTGTTTGTCTGTGAGTTCCTGTATCATGCCCTGCGCGATGAACAGCGCAACGAACCGCTGTTCGACTATGTGCGTACCAGTATAGAATGGCTCGACGGGCGCGAACGCGACTTTGTCAATTTCCATCTTGTCTTCCTGATGCGTCTCAGTCGCTTCCTGGGCTTCTATCCGAATCTGGAATTACGGAATGGCGGAATCACGGAACTACGGAATGGTGAAAACAGTCTGTATTTTGACCTGCGTGCTGCCTGCTTCTGCGAACAGCCACCTTTGCATCGTGACTTTCTGATGCCTCAGGAGGCCAGTCGCATCCATCTGCTCATGCGTATGGACTATGCCACCATGCATCTCTTCCGTCTGGGTCGTGCAGATCGTAATCGTATCCTGGAGATTCTCATCCAGTATTATCGCCTGCATATTCCTCAGTTCCCAGAGCTCCGTTCCCTCCCCGTGTTGCAGGAGTTGTTTCAATGA